From Halorubrum salinarum, the proteins below share one genomic window:
- a CDS encoding outer membrane protein assembly factor BamB family protein, which translates to MDRRVLFATLILLAGGATGVGVALFAFVGVDDATTGTTVVWESEPAAGDDGSGAVVATVDGDPLLLRPAVENGSRVVRATVVGTGETPWTVPVAGPDAERGGGDDGDGSEGTGDPVGVSGLATGTLGGDPVVALTTASGELLVVDAADGAERFAVDLGGPSGIRPAVGDLTGDGSAEVAAVTTDGGVLVVDGEGDAVAEASLPGEVARRPLVVEPAAEAGERGGLAVLTTAGDPATVHMLDASGGTRWTTEPSVNPLSWNAADSRDGPVLALGGANGNIETVETSDGSNRYEVKLQDRPIAVGDADPGRVYVGGSGSVWAVDLLDGEVVWKQQYGASTRINEPRMGDVDGNGERAPVVVNRAGEVLAMTQQGEVLARGGPAEVVVYGGPLFADVTGDGGDEVIVVADDGTAVAVDT; encoded by the coding sequence ATGGACCGACGCGTCCTGTTCGCGACGCTGATCCTGCTGGCCGGCGGGGCGACCGGCGTCGGCGTGGCGCTGTTCGCGTTCGTCGGCGTCGACGACGCCACCACGGGGACCACGGTCGTGTGGGAGTCGGAGCCGGCGGCCGGCGACGACGGCAGCGGCGCCGTGGTCGCGACCGTCGACGGCGACCCGCTCCTCCTCCGGCCCGCGGTCGAGAACGGGTCGCGGGTCGTCCGCGCGACGGTCGTCGGAACCGGTGAGACCCCGTGGACGGTGCCGGTCGCCGGCCCGGACGCGGAGCGCGGCGGCGGCGACGACGGGGACGGCTCCGAGGGCACCGGCGATCCCGTCGGCGTCAGCGGACTCGCGACGGGCACCCTCGGCGGCGACCCGGTCGTCGCGCTCACGACCGCGTCCGGCGAGCTACTCGTCGTCGACGCGGCCGACGGCGCGGAGCGGTTCGCGGTCGACCTCGGCGGTCCCTCGGGGATCCGCCCCGCCGTCGGCGACCTCACCGGCGACGGAAGCGCGGAGGTGGCCGCCGTCACGACCGACGGGGGCGTCCTCGTCGTCGACGGCGAGGGCGACGCGGTCGCGGAGGCCTCGCTACCGGGCGAGGTGGCCCGGCGACCGCTCGTCGTCGAGCCCGCCGCCGAGGCCGGCGAGCGGGGCGGGCTGGCGGTGCTGACGACCGCCGGCGACCCCGCGACGGTCCACATGCTCGACGCCAGCGGCGGGACGCGCTGGACGACGGAGCCGAGCGTGAACCCGCTGAGCTGGAACGCGGCCGACAGCCGCGACGGACCGGTGCTGGCGCTCGGCGGCGCGAACGGGAACATCGAGACCGTCGAGACCAGCGACGGGTCCAACCGGTACGAGGTGAAGCTCCAGGACCGCCCGATCGCCGTGGGGGACGCCGACCCCGGTCGGGTGTACGTCGGCGGCTCCGGGAGCGTCTGGGCCGTCGACCTCCTCGACGGCGAGGTGGTCTGGAAACAGCAGTACGGCGCCTCGACCCGGATCAACGAGCCGCGGATGGGCGACGTCGACGGGAACGGCGAGCGCGCGCCGGTCGTGGTCAACCGCGCCGGCGAGGTGCTGGCGATGACCCAGCAGGGCGAGGTGCTCGCCCGGGGCGGCCCCGCCGAGGTCGTCGTCTACGGCGGCCCCCTGTTCGCCGACGTGACGGGCGACGGCGGCGACGAGGTGATCGTGGTCGCGGACGACGGGACCGCCGTCGCGGTCGACACCTGA
- a CDS encoding 50S ribosomal protein L24e, translating to MVETRTCDYSGEEIEPGTGTMFVKKDGTVLHFVDSKAEKNYFLGREARDVEWTEEGHRAGGDEQ from the coding sequence ATGGTCGAGACACGCACCTGCGATTACAGCGGTGAGGAGATCGAGCCCGGCACGGGCACGATGTTCGTCAAGAAGGACGGCACCGTCCTCCACTTCGTCGACTCGAAGGCGGAGAAGAACTACTTCCTCGGTCGCGAGGCGCGCGACGTCGAGTGGACCGAGGAGGGTCACCGAGCCGGAGGCGACGAGCAGTGA
- a CDS encoding bifunctional metallophosphatase/5'-nucleotidase codes for MVRLVHYSDIENVFDAPERAARLAGRIRALSGPDAAVVGTGDTTAPGVLSLVATGRQVLDFYEATDTVFDTFGNHEFDYGPDALRGLVADSPATFVSANVRDEAGEPFGRAEGVVPWATREVDGETVGFVGVTDPATDSLNPMAADLSFDDPVAAARDALAEMRTAVAERGENRAGGDAGPLDHVVVLSHLGAGDDDLARELDVDAVLGGHVHSRRNEVVADTLLVRPGVNGEAVAEVDLDAEPPTATLHEPDGADPAPGLEAALAERMAAADLDEVVDTVAEPIARTGDVVHGGECRVGNFVADAFRWVHDADVGLSNAGGLRQGDPFAGDVTKADLISLIPFEEPVALASVTGAELHDVFREMAAPDVDFGEDDWWHGHVSNARVVWDDDAELILEATVGGEPIDPDARYTVAVSEYLLHSEHEYPTLAQRHRIDEADIQYEVLADYARERGIDPEIEGRIEIRNRAAAADDD; via the coding sequence ATGGTCCGCCTCGTTCACTACTCCGACATCGAGAACGTCTTCGACGCCCCGGAGCGGGCGGCCCGCCTCGCCGGCCGGATCCGCGCGCTCTCGGGCCCCGACGCCGCGGTCGTCGGGACGGGCGACACGACCGCGCCGGGCGTCCTCTCGCTGGTCGCGACCGGCAGGCAGGTCCTCGACTTCTACGAGGCGACCGACACCGTCTTCGACACGTTCGGCAACCACGAGTTCGACTACGGCCCCGACGCGCTCCGCGGCCTCGTCGCCGACTCGCCGGCGACGTTCGTCTCCGCCAACGTCCGCGACGAGGCGGGGGAACCGTTCGGGCGCGCCGAGGGCGTCGTCCCGTGGGCGACCCGGGAGGTCGACGGCGAGACGGTCGGGTTCGTCGGCGTCACCGACCCCGCGACGGACTCGCTGAACCCGATGGCCGCCGACCTGTCGTTCGACGACCCCGTCGCCGCAGCGCGCGACGCGCTCGCGGAGATGCGGACCGCGGTCGCCGAGCGCGGGGAGAATAGGGCTGGCGGCGACGCGGGCCCGCTCGATCACGTGGTCGTCCTCTCGCACCTCGGCGCCGGCGACGACGACCTCGCCCGCGAGCTCGACGTCGACGCGGTGCTCGGCGGCCACGTCCACAGCCGCCGGAACGAGGTCGTCGCGGACACCCTGCTCGTCCGGCCCGGGGTCAACGGCGAGGCGGTCGCGGAGGTCGACCTCGACGCAGAGCCCCCGACCGCGACGCTCCACGAGCCGGACGGGGCCGACCCCGCGCCCGGCCTCGAGGCCGCGCTCGCGGAGCGGATGGCCGCGGCCGACCTCGACGAGGTCGTCGACACGGTCGCGGAGCCGATAGCGCGGACCGGCGACGTGGTCCACGGCGGGGAGTGCCGCGTCGGCAACTTCGTCGCGGACGCGTTCCGCTGGGTCCACGACGCCGACGTGGGGCTGTCGAACGCCGGCGGCCTCCGGCAGGGCGACCCGTTCGCCGGCGACGTGACGAAGGCGGACCTGATCAGCCTGATCCCGTTCGAGGAACCGGTCGCGCTCGCGTCGGTCACGGGCGCGGAGCTCCACGACGTGTTCCGCGAGATGGCCGCGCCCGACGTGGACTTCGGCGAGGACGACTGGTGGCACGGCCACGTCTCGAACGCCCGGGTCGTCTGGGACGACGACGCCGAGCTAATCCTGGAGGCCACCGTCGGCGGTGAGCCGATCGACCCCGACGCCCGCTACACGGTCGCCGTCTCCGAGTACCTGCTCCACTCGGAACACGAGTACCCGACGCTCGCCCAGCGCCACCGGATCGACGAGGCGGACATCCAGTACGAGGTGCTGGCCGACTACGCCCGCGAGCGGGGGATCGACCCCGAGATCGAGGGCCGGATCGAGATCCGGAACCGCGCCGCCGCGGCCGACGACGACTGA
- the rpl7ae gene encoding 50S ribosomal protein L7Ae yields MPVYVDYDTPADLAERSLEALEVARDTGTVKKGTNETTKAVERGNADLVIVAEDVSPEEIVMHLPELAEEKGIPVAFVDTQDEVGQAAGLEVGSAAAAVVDAGDAADDVEDIGEKVAELR; encoded by the coding sequence ATGCCCGTTTACGTAGACTACGACACCCCGGCGGACCTCGCGGAGCGATCCCTCGAAGCGCTCGAGGTCGCCCGAGACACCGGCACCGTGAAGAAAGGAACCAACGAGACCACCAAGGCCGTCGAGCGCGGCAACGCCGACCTGGTCATCGTCGCGGAGGACGTCTCCCCCGAGGAGATCGTGATGCACCTCCCCGAGCTCGCCGAAGAGAAGGGGATCCCCGTCGCCTTCGTCGACACGCAGGACGAGGTCGGGCAGGCCGCCGGCCTCGAGGTCGGCTCGGCCGCCGCCGCCGTCGTCGACGCCGGCGACGCCGCCGACGACGTCGAGGACATCGGCGAGAAGGTCGCGGAGCTCCGATAA
- a CDS encoding 30S ribosomal protein S28e, which produces MSAEEGTGDSTTAEVIEVVGKTGMHGEAMQVKCRIQEGSNQGRIITRNVLGPVRLGDVLQLRETQRDADSIGGR; this is translated from the coding sequence ATGAGCGCAGAAGAGGGCACCGGCGACTCGACGACCGCGGAGGTCATCGAGGTCGTCGGCAAGACCGGGATGCACGGCGAGGCCATGCAGGTCAAGTGCCGCATCCAGGAGGGATCGAACCAGGGCCGGATCATCACCCGGAACGTCCTGGGTCCCGTCCGTCTGGGCGACGTGCTCCAGCTTCGGGAGACCCAGCGCGACGCCGACTCCATCGGAGGCCGATAA
- a CDS encoding ABC transporter substrate-binding protein, with product MSGELDPSRRRVLRGVATGVTAGAIAGCAGRGPDAEGNGTAETNGNGTDDESGGGSEPVSGGELVYSQQVSPIEFDPIVVNDIYSQQVCSQVFEPLYAYDEGTDPVPHLAREEPTIERDGTRYVVELRDGPRFQNGEPVTAEDVRYSLLAPVEEETANAPDVDMIDAVEVIDERTVQIDLQYGYGPFYALGLTRNVVPKSVREEDKDAFNLESPVGSGPFEFVDWTEGEFVDLVKWDDYWGDELPHLDRLRFEPVAESTTRVVSLETGQSDVADGITPQTWQTVQSADNMSLQSEPGISYYYLAFNCNEGPTADPQVREAIDYAVSMDQAVSDFIEPAGERNYGPVPLPVADSWDFSVDEWADIPHDRDVDRAAELLADAGVPEDYTFRIIVPPDDLREQIGISVSNGLNEAGYEAEVRRYDWGTFLDSYSTGNEDDYNMYALGWLGGPDPDSYVYNLFYDGQIGATNGTYYENDDLMDEIVEARRASDVDERRERYESIIPTLLEDRVHLPSYSLRVSIGVRDYVNDFVAHPRSQYNPRVLSDYNNVWIDE from the coding sequence ATGTCAGGTGAACTCGACCCGTCGCGGCGGCGCGTCCTGCGCGGCGTCGCGACCGGGGTGACGGCGGGGGCGATCGCCGGCTGCGCCGGCCGCGGCCCCGACGCCGAGGGGAACGGAACCGCCGAGACGAACGGGAACGGAACGGACGACGAGAGCGGAGGCGGGAGCGAGCCGGTCAGCGGCGGGGAGCTGGTGTACTCCCAGCAGGTGTCGCCGATCGAGTTCGACCCGATCGTCGTCAACGACATCTACTCCCAGCAGGTGTGCTCGCAGGTGTTCGAGCCGCTGTACGCCTACGACGAGGGCACCGACCCCGTCCCGCACCTCGCCCGCGAGGAGCCGACGATCGAGCGCGACGGGACGCGGTACGTCGTGGAGCTGCGCGACGGCCCGCGGTTCCAGAACGGCGAGCCGGTCACCGCGGAGGACGTCCGGTACTCGCTGCTGGCGCCGGTCGAGGAGGAGACCGCGAACGCCCCGGACGTCGACATGATCGACGCGGTGGAGGTCATCGACGAGCGGACCGTCCAGATCGACTTACAGTACGGCTACGGCCCGTTCTACGCGCTCGGGCTGACGCGGAACGTGGTGCCCAAGTCGGTCCGGGAGGAGGACAAGGATGCGTTCAACCTCGAATCGCCGGTCGGCTCGGGGCCGTTCGAGTTCGTCGACTGGACCGAAGGCGAGTTCGTCGACCTGGTGAAGTGGGACGACTACTGGGGCGACGAGCTGCCGCACCTGGACCGGCTCCGGTTCGAGCCGGTCGCGGAGAGCACGACGCGCGTCGTCTCGCTGGAGACCGGGCAGTCGGACGTCGCGGACGGGATCACGCCGCAGACGTGGCAGACGGTCCAGAGCGCGGACAACATGTCGCTCCAGTCGGAGCCCGGCATCTCCTACTACTACCTCGCGTTCAACTGCAACGAGGGGCCGACCGCGGACCCGCAGGTCCGCGAGGCGATCGACTACGCGGTCTCGATGGACCAGGCGGTCTCCGACTTCATCGAGCCGGCCGGCGAGCGCAACTACGGACCGGTACCGCTCCCGGTCGCGGACTCGTGGGACTTCTCGGTGGACGAGTGGGCAGATATTCCCCACGACCGCGACGTCGACCGCGCCGCGGAGCTGCTCGCGGACGCCGGCGTGCCCGAGGACTACACCTTCCGGATCATCGTGCCGCCGGACGACCTCCGGGAGCAGATCGGGATCTCGGTCTCGAACGGGCTCAACGAGGCCGGCTACGAGGCGGAGGTGCGCCGCTACGACTGGGGCACCTTCCTCGACTCGTACAGCACGGGGAACGAGGACGACTACAACATGTACGCGCTGGGGTGGCTCGGCGGCCCCGACCCGGACTCGTACGTGTACAACCTGTTCTACGACGGGCAGATCGGCGCCACAAACGGCACCTACTACGAGAACGACGACCTCATGGACGAGATCGTCGAGGCCCGGCGCGCAAGCGACGTCGACGAGCGCCGCGAGCGCTACGAGTCGATCATCCCGACGCTGCTCGAAGACCGGGTCCACCTCCCCAGCTACAGCCTGCGCGTCTCCATCGGCGTCCGCGACTACGTCAACGACTTCGTCGCCCACCCGCGCTCGCAGTACAACCCGCGGGTGCTGAGCGACTACAACAACGTGTGGATCGACGAGTGA
- the ndk gene encoding nucleoside-diphosphate kinase: MSHHDERTFVMVKPDGVQRGLIGEIVSRFEDRGLKLVGGKFVQLDEELAKEHYGEHEDKPFFDGLVEFITSGPVFAMVWEGADATRQVRAMVGETDPTESAPGTIRGDFGLDLGHNVIHASDHEDEGANEREIDLFFDDDELVDYDLDTSAWVYEEEDH, translated from the coding sequence GTGAGCCACCACGACGAGCGCACCTTCGTGATGGTGAAGCCCGACGGCGTCCAGCGCGGCCTCATCGGCGAGATCGTCTCTCGCTTCGAGGACCGCGGGCTCAAGCTCGTCGGCGGCAAGTTCGTTCAGCTCGACGAGGAGCTCGCGAAGGAGCACTACGGCGAGCACGAGGACAAACCGTTCTTCGACGGCCTCGTCGAGTTCATCACCTCCGGCCCCGTCTTCGCGATGGTGTGGGAGGGCGCGGACGCGACCCGACAGGTCCGCGCGATGGTCGGCGAGACCGACCCGACCGAGTCCGCCCCGGGCACGATCCGCGGCGACTTCGGCCTCGACCTCGGCCACAACGTGATCCACGCGTCGGACCACGAGGACGAGGGCGCCAACGAGCGCGAGATCGACCTGTTCTTCGACGACGACGAACTCGTCGACTACGACCTCGACACCTCGGCGTGGGTGTACGAGGAAGAAGACCACTGA
- a CDS encoding carbonic anhydrase: MDSRILADLLDRNDDHVAALPPGSFDRHRDDQRPGVVSVCCSDSRVSQEGMFAVDEPGYLFTSGAIGNSVSAVVDGERVLDGSVAYPLGHTHTEVLAVVGHTGCGAVDAALTAARTGEFPSEPGVRADVEALLPIVEDGLSDPRVGGGAADGKGGDAAGENRGDGAGPSLRDRLVEHNVHEQVAFARGREEAADATVYGFVYDLHGAYGDRDGAVYLVNADGERDPAALRDLVGEERADHVGTLLGR; this comes from the coding sequence ATGGACAGCCGGATCCTCGCCGACCTCCTCGACCGCAACGACGACCACGTCGCTGCGCTGCCGCCCGGCTCCTTCGACCGGCACCGCGACGACCAGCGGCCGGGCGTGGTCTCCGTCTGCTGTTCCGACTCGCGCGTCTCGCAGGAGGGGATGTTCGCCGTCGACGAACCGGGGTACCTCTTCACGTCCGGCGCCATCGGCAACAGCGTCAGCGCCGTCGTCGACGGCGAGCGGGTCCTCGACGGGAGCGTGGCGTATCCGCTCGGACACACCCACACCGAGGTGCTCGCCGTGGTCGGCCACACCGGGTGCGGCGCCGTCGACGCCGCACTCACGGCGGCCCGCACGGGCGAGTTCCCGAGCGAACCGGGCGTCCGCGCCGACGTCGAGGCGCTGCTACCGATCGTCGAGGACGGGCTGAGCGATCCGCGGGTCGGCGGCGGGGCGGCCGACGGGAAAGGCGGGGATGCGGCGGGCGAGAACCGGGGCGACGGCGCCGGCCCCTCGCTCCGCGACCGCCTCGTCGAGCACAACGTCCACGAGCAGGTCGCGTTCGCCCGCGGGCGCGAGGAGGCGGCGGACGCGACCGTGTACGGCTTCGTCTACGACCTCCACGGCGCGTACGGCGACCGCGACGGCGCCGTCTACCTCGTCAACGCCGACGGCGAGCGCGACCCCGCGGCGCTGCGCGACCTCGTCGGCGAGGAGCGCGCCGACCACGTGGGGACGCTGCTGGGGCGGTAG